From the genome of Papaver somniferum cultivar HN1 chromosome 2, ASM357369v1, whole genome shotgun sequence, one region includes:
- the LOC113348145 gene encoding uncharacterized protein LOC113348145 isoform X3 has product MFAGYRLLSFKWDICITCYFRDLTRQFFSNLPVLEELELTDCQWNWFISEQLSISAPALKYLSITGPNDDQCYNEDFPSYEFIFNIFAPNLQSLRYTDIPADDYILHRSESLVDAEIDFKRFGVPLPQGEDLVATEVLEKLSNVKLLKISGETFEGFLGDLSSTDCGWTPGMVPQCMLLHLKLVKLLEFAGFLEELNTVKSFLKNARVLRRMIIKFFSNLSAVQQNKIMKQLIKIPRGRSNCIMEVL; this is encoded by the exons ATGTTCGCCGGATATAGGCTTCTTTCCTTCAAGTGGGACATTTGCATCACTTGTTACTTTAGAG ATCTGACTCGACAATTCTTTTCTAACCTCCCTGTTCTTGAAGAATTGGAGTTGACGGACTGTCAGTGGAACTGGTTCATATCGGAGCAATTATCAATTTCAGctcctgctttgaaatatctgTCCATTACTGGTCCTAATGATGACCAATGTTACAATGAAGACTTTCCCTCTTATGAATTTATTTTTAACATTTTTGCACCAAATCTACAGTCCCTCAG GTACACCGATATTCCAGCGGACGACTATATTTTGCATCGCTCTGAATCACTAGTTGATGCGGAGATTGACTTTAAACGATTTGGTGTACCTCTGCCACAGGGGGAAGATTTAGTTGCAACTGAAGTTCTTGAAAAACTTTCCAATGTAAAGCTTTTAAAGATATCTGGCGAGACCTTTGAG GGCTTTCTTGGAGACCTATCCAGCACTGATTGTGGTTGGACACCAGGTATGGTGCCTCAGTGTATGTTGTTGCACCTCAAGTTAGTCAAGCTGTTAGAGTTTGCTGGGTTCTTAGAAGAGCTCAATACTGTAAAGTCATTTTTGAAGAATGCTAGAGTCCTGCGGAGGATGATCATCAAATTCTTTTCAAATTTATCAGCAGTTCAGCAGAATAAAATAATGAAGCAGTTGATAAAAATTCCAAGAGGCCGCAGTAACTGTATTATGGAGGTCTTATAA
- the LOC113348145 gene encoding F-box/LRR-repeat protein At2g42720-like isoform X1, translated as MFAGYRLLSFKWDICITCYFRDLTRQFFSNLPVLEELELTDCQWNWFISEQLSISAPALKYLSITGPNDDQCYNEDFPSYEFIFNIFAPNLQSLRYTDIPADDYILHRSESLVDAEIDFKRFGVPLPQGEDLVATEVLEKLSNVKLLKISGETFEALAFLNHLLTNWPMFHNLVHLEFISEVSFNNKNKTMLNFLRISPNLETIVIASGFLGDLSSTDCGWTPGMVPQCMLLHLKLVKLLEFAGFLEELNTVKSFLKNARVLRRMIIKFFSNLSAVQQNKIMKQLIKIPRGRSNCIMEVL; from the exons ATGTTCGCCGGATATAGGCTTCTTTCCTTCAAGTGGGACATTTGCATCACTTGTTACTTTAGAG ATCTGACTCGACAATTCTTTTCTAACCTCCCTGTTCTTGAAGAATTGGAGTTGACGGACTGTCAGTGGAACTGGTTCATATCGGAGCAATTATCAATTTCAGctcctgctttgaaatatctgTCCATTACTGGTCCTAATGATGACCAATGTTACAATGAAGACTTTCCCTCTTATGAATTTATTTTTAACATTTTTGCACCAAATCTACAGTCCCTCAG GTACACCGATATTCCAGCGGACGACTATATTTTGCATCGCTCTGAATCACTAGTTGATGCGGAGATTGACTTTAAACGATTTGGTGTACCTCTGCCACAGGGGGAAGATTTAGTTGCAACTGAAGTTCTTGAAAAACTTTCCAATGTAAAGCTTTTAAAGATATCTGGCGAGACCTTTGAG GCTCTCGCATTCCTGAACCATCTGTTGACAAATTGGCCCATGTTCCATAACTTGGTCCATTTGGAGTTCATTTCGGAGGTCTCTTTtaataataagaataaaacgATGTTAAACTTTCTCAGAATCTCACCTAATCTAGAAACAATTGTTATTGCTTCG GGCTTTCTTGGAGACCTATCCAGCACTGATTGTGGTTGGACACCAGGTATGGTGCCTCAGTGTATGTTGTTGCACCTCAAGTTAGTCAAGCTGTTAGAGTTTGCTGGGTTCTTAGAAGAGCTCAATACTGTAAAGTCATTTTTGAAGAATGCTAGAGTCCTGCGGAGGATGATCATCAAATTCTTTTCAAATTTATCAGCAGTTCAGCAGAATAAAATAATGAAGCAGTTGATAAAAATTCCAAGAGGCCGCAGTAACTGTATTATGGAGGTCTTATAA
- the LOC113348145 gene encoding F-box/FBD/LRR-repeat protein At2g26030-like isoform X2 encodes MFAGYRLLSFKWDICITCYFRELELTDCQWNWFISEQLSISAPALKYLSITGPNDDQCYNEDFPSYEFIFNIFAPNLQSLRYTDIPADDYILHRSESLVDAEIDFKRFGVPLPQGEDLVATEVLEKLSNVKLLKISGETFEALAFLNHLLTNWPMFHNLVHLEFISEVSFNNKNKTMLNFLRISPNLETIVIASGFLGDLSSTDCGWTPGMVPQCMLLHLKLVKLLEFAGFLEELNTVKSFLKNARVLRRMIIKFFSNLSAVQQNKIMKQLIKIPRGRSNCIMEVL; translated from the exons ATGTTCGCCGGATATAGGCTTCTTTCCTTCAAGTGGGACATTTGCATCACTTGTTACTTTAGAG AATTGGAGTTGACGGACTGTCAGTGGAACTGGTTCATATCGGAGCAATTATCAATTTCAGctcctgctttgaaatatctgTCCATTACTGGTCCTAATGATGACCAATGTTACAATGAAGACTTTCCCTCTTATGAATTTATTTTTAACATTTTTGCACCAAATCTACAGTCCCTCAG GTACACCGATATTCCAGCGGACGACTATATTTTGCATCGCTCTGAATCACTAGTTGATGCGGAGATTGACTTTAAACGATTTGGTGTACCTCTGCCACAGGGGGAAGATTTAGTTGCAACTGAAGTTCTTGAAAAACTTTCCAATGTAAAGCTTTTAAAGATATCTGGCGAGACCTTTGAG GCTCTCGCATTCCTGAACCATCTGTTGACAAATTGGCCCATGTTCCATAACTTGGTCCATTTGGAGTTCATTTCGGAGGTCTCTTTtaataataagaataaaacgATGTTAAACTTTCTCAGAATCTCACCTAATCTAGAAACAATTGTTATTGCTTCG GGCTTTCTTGGAGACCTATCCAGCACTGATTGTGGTTGGACACCAGGTATGGTGCCTCAGTGTATGTTGTTGCACCTCAAGTTAGTCAAGCTGTTAGAGTTTGCTGGGTTCTTAGAAGAGCTCAATACTGTAAAGTCATTTTTGAAGAATGCTAGAGTCCTGCGGAGGATGATCATCAAATTCTTTTCAAATTTATCAGCAGTTCAGCAGAATAAAATAATGAAGCAGTTGATAAAAATTCCAAGAGGCCGCAGTAACTGTATTATGGAGGTCTTATAA